The following coding sequences are from one Mesorhizobium onobrychidis window:
- a CDS encoding DUF995 domain-containing protein, with amino-acid sequence MFSIRSIISSAVLFVFLLAGNAYAAPKAGDAIEKRAAAATPMKASAVEKLYAGRTWKWQNGGGFYSAETTARGLFSANRKPFAAWSRKRAAWSYAEGNWYATNGGKLCMRALWTSKVAKGSLARSGAITCFLHREKHGVVYQKPFVGGKWYVFRHNPARRDDEARKLVKGNRVIKEVSHLKANSR; translated from the coding sequence ATGTTTTCGATCCGTTCGATTATCTCAAGTGCGGTGCTGTTTGTGTTCTTGCTTGCAGGCAATGCCTACGCCGCTCCCAAGGCGGGCGACGCTATAGAAAAACGCGCCGCTGCCGCGACGCCGATGAAGGCCTCAGCGGTTGAAAAGCTCTATGCCGGCCGCACCTGGAAATGGCAAAACGGCGGTGGGTTCTATTCTGCGGAGACAACTGCTCGCGGGCTGTTCTCTGCAAATAGGAAGCCGTTCGCCGCTTGGTCGCGCAAACGGGCAGCATGGTCCTATGCGGAGGGAAACTGGTATGCGACCAATGGGGGCAAGCTCTGCATGCGCGCTCTCTGGACCAGCAAAGTAGCGAAAGGGAGTCTGGCAAGAAGCGGTGCAATCACATGTTTCCTGCACCGTGAAAAACATGGCGTCGTTTATCAGAAGCCTTTCGTCGGTGGGAAATGGTATGTCTTTCGTCACAATCCCGCTCGCCGGGACGATGAGGCGCGCAAACTGGTCAAAGGTAATCGGGTAATCAAAGAAGTTTCGCATCTTAAGGCGAATTCTCGATAA
- a CDS encoding glycoside hydrolase family 26 protein — MKSLFKLSAVLLCGACISGGVYAASGVSGASVDSRNQFRDKRPIITADSVTPGAYDPHADYTNDTNSKIEHLFLPWEDVDLATLSAADAYARERERSLLITVEPWSWARDWRVGPEDLLAGILGGRYDANMSAVCSAAAQLKSPVTIRWAQEMEDNDGQFTWAFWNAEGYVNAYRHVIDICRKHLPSAQYMWSPKGEEGLAAFYPGDKYVDIIGLSVFGYQPYDKLEVGRDTTFVERTKPGYDRVTGFGKPIAIAELGYEGNDEYARDWAAEANKPHAEFPDMTAVVYFNDREVYPWPRNVGRPDWRVANHPLD, encoded by the coding sequence TTGAAAAGTCTCTTTAAACTATCAGCAGTCTTGCTTTGCGGCGCATGCATTTCCGGTGGTGTCTATGCAGCCAGCGGCGTGTCGGGAGCGAGTGTCGACAGCCGCAATCAGTTTCGGGACAAGCGTCCCATCATCACGGCTGACTCCGTAACCCCCGGCGCCTACGATCCGCACGCGGATTATACCAACGATACTAACTCAAAAATCGAACACCTTTTTCTTCCCTGGGAAGATGTGGATCTGGCAACGCTCAGCGCCGCAGATGCCTATGCGCGTGAGCGTGAACGTTCCCTGTTGATCACGGTCGAGCCGTGGTCCTGGGCGCGGGACTGGCGTGTAGGTCCTGAGGATTTGCTCGCCGGGATTTTGGGCGGGCGCTACGATGCCAATATGTCAGCGGTCTGCTCTGCGGCGGCGCAGCTGAAAAGCCCCGTCACTATCCGCTGGGCGCAGGAAATGGAAGATAATGACGGGCAATTCACTTGGGCTTTCTGGAATGCTGAAGGTTATGTGAACGCCTACAGGCATGTCATCGACATATGCCGCAAGCATCTTCCGTCGGCCCAATACATGTGGTCACCGAAAGGAGAAGAAGGGCTGGCGGCCTTCTATCCTGGCGACAAGTATGTCGACATTATCGGTCTGTCCGTCTTTGGCTATCAGCCCTATGACAAGCTGGAGGTCGGTCGTGATACGACTTTTGTGGAGCGCACAAAGCCGGGTTATGACCGTGTGACGGGCTTCGGCAAACCAATCGCCATTGCGGAGCTTGGCTACGAAGGTAACGACGAATATGCTCGTGACTGGGCTGCGGAAGCAAACAAGCCGCATGCCGAGTTCCCGGACATGACAGCCGTTGTCTACTTCAACGATCGTGAAGTCTATCCATGGCCGAGAAATGTCGGCCGGCCCGATTGGCGCGTGGCCAACCATCCGCTGGACTGA
- a CDS encoding DUF995 domain-containing protein, translated as MLTAVAWAVSCIAAPAFASSSQVSVLPEGARRMTAGEIYDLYRDKSWQWDSGAGRMVGADRQFSAWTDGETGKSWAEGRWIITETGWMCLNATWHSEQGVFPAKTCFSHRIDNGTIYQKREPGGEWYAFRNAEVHQDDEASKLVSTDLVSRQLDAIKAALGAAQQSEH; from the coding sequence ATGCTGACAGCAGTCGCTTGGGCAGTGTCCTGCATTGCTGCACCGGCCTTTGCCTCTTCCTCACAGGTTTCCGTTCTGCCGGAAGGAGCACGTCGCATGACAGCAGGCGAAATCTACGATCTCTATAGAGACAAGAGCTGGCAGTGGGACAGCGGAGCCGGACGAATGGTGGGCGCGGACCGGCAATTTTCGGCATGGACCGACGGTGAGACGGGCAAATCCTGGGCGGAAGGCCGCTGGATCATCACCGAGACAGGTTGGATGTGTCTCAACGCGACATGGCATTCCGAACAGGGTGTATTTCCCGCCAAGACCTGCTTTTCGCATCGCATCGATAATGGAACGATCTATCAGAAGCGCGAGCCCGGTGGTGAGTGGTATGCGTTCCGTAACGCCGAGGTCCACCAAGACGACGAGGCCAGCAAGCTAGTGTCCACCGATCTGGTTTCCCGTCAACTCGATGCCATCAAAGCCGCGCTTGGTGCGGCACAGCAATCTGAACACTAA
- a CDS encoding UDP-glucose dehydrogenase family protein, with protein sequence MKIAIIGTGYVGLVSGTCFAAWGHQVACVDKNAQKIDGLVRGIVPIYEPGLDGLVERNSAVGRLSFTCNLAEAVKGASVVFIAVGTPPRAGHGDADLSFVYMAARELAPLIDDGAVVVVKSTVPVGTGDAVQKIIGSVRTAGHFSVASNPEFLREGVAIRDFMEPDRVVIGVEDERARNVLMELYGAPLEAQKTPIVVTQRRTSELIKYAANAFLATKITFINELADLCEQVGSNVGELALGMGLDKRIGTSFLNAGPGYGGSCFPKDTMALLRTAQDYGVAVRIVEETVTANEARKRRMALKVMDALDGDVEGRTIAVLGLTFKPDTDDMRDAPSVPLIETLQRFGAKIRAHDPVGMENAGHLLSEVEFFDDPYACACNAEAVVVITEWDSIRKLDLVRLKKTMRQAVLIDLRNAFEPGVAEKIGFRVSAIGRSATTQHDNTPAALPHATGHAHRGQTAGAAHLEMAGGSGGTF encoded by the coding sequence ATGAAGATCGCGATCATTGGAACAGGCTATGTCGGTTTGGTCAGCGGCACATGCTTCGCGGCCTGGGGCCACCAAGTTGCATGCGTGGACAAGAACGCTCAGAAAATAGATGGCCTCGTACGCGGCATCGTACCGATTTACGAGCCCGGTCTGGATGGACTGGTGGAACGCAATTCAGCGGTAGGCCGGTTGAGCTTCACGTGCAACCTGGCTGAGGCGGTCAAGGGGGCATCGGTCGTTTTCATCGCGGTTGGGACGCCACCGCGAGCCGGTCATGGGGATGCTGATCTGTCGTTTGTCTATATGGCCGCGCGTGAACTTGCGCCGCTGATCGACGACGGCGCCGTGGTGGTGGTGAAGTCCACCGTTCCGGTGGGCACCGGCGATGCTGTTCAGAAGATCATTGGATCTGTACGTACGGCCGGACATTTCTCCGTTGCGTCTAATCCGGAATTCTTGCGCGAAGGCGTCGCCATCCGCGATTTTATGGAACCCGATCGTGTCGTGATCGGTGTTGAGGATGAGCGTGCGCGCAACGTTCTCATGGAACTCTACGGTGCACCTCTCGAAGCACAAAAGACGCCGATCGTCGTCACCCAGCGCCGCACTTCCGAACTGATCAAATATGCTGCCAATGCATTCCTGGCGACCAAGATTACATTTATCAATGAATTGGCCGATCTTTGCGAGCAAGTCGGCAGCAATGTCGGAGAACTCGCGCTGGGCATGGGTCTCGACAAGCGCATCGGCACAAGCTTCCTCAATGCCGGCCCGGGCTACGGGGGCTCTTGTTTCCCGAAGGACACGATGGCTCTTCTGCGTACAGCGCAGGATTATGGGGTAGCGGTTCGGATCGTTGAGGAAACAGTGACCGCCAATGAAGCACGCAAGCGCCGCATGGCGCTGAAGGTGATGGACGCTCTGGACGGCGACGTCGAAGGGCGGACGATCGCGGTTCTGGGTCTCACCTTCAAACCCGATACGGACGATATGCGCGATGCGCCCTCTGTTCCGCTTATCGAAACCTTGCAGCGTTTCGGCGCCAAGATCCGTGCCCATGATCCCGTGGGCATGGAGAATGCGGGTCACCTCCTGTCCGAAGTCGAATTTTTTGACGATCCCTATGCATGCGCGTGCAACGCCGAAGCTGTGGTCGTTATCACGGAATGGGACAGCATTCGAAAGCTCGATCTCGTGCGCCTGAAAAAGACCATGCGCCAGGCGGTCTTGATCGATCTCAGGAATGCCTTTGAACCAGGCGTTGCGGAAAAGATTGGCTTCCGTGTTTCGGCCATCGGTCGCTCAGCTACGACCCAGCATGACAATACCCCGGCCGCGCTGCCTCATGCGACCGGACACGCCCATCGAGGACAAACGGCGGGCGCCGCTCATCTCGAGATGGCAGGAGGTTCCGGTGGCACTTTCTAA